GCATCATGCCGACGACACAGGGCTAGAGGAGTGACCGACATGATTGGACATGAGTTAGGCGGACGATATGAAATCATAACCCGTATCGGCGGGGGAGGAATGGCGCTTGTCTATAAAGCGCACGACATTTTGCTCAACAGGAATGTCGCGGTAAAAATATTGCGTCAGCAGTTCGTCCATGACGAGGAATTTATTCGCCGCTTTCGCCGGGAAGCGCAGTCGGCGGCTGCTCTCTCGCATCCGAATGTCGTAAGCATTTATGATGTCGGACAGGAAGGCGAAACACATTATATTGTAATGGAATACGTCGAAGGCCATAATTTAAATGAAATCATACAAGAACGAGCCCCGCTGCAAGCGGAAGAAGCGGTAAGAATCGCCATTCAGATTTGCGATGCGCTTGAACACGCACATCATAATCAAATCATTCATCGCGATATTAAGCCTCATAATATATTGATCGGCAAGAACGGGCGCGTGAAGGTGACTGATTTCGGCATCGCGCGCGCCGTTACCTCCTCCACCATTACACAAACCGGCTCCGTTGTCGGTTCCGTGCATTACTTTTCGCCTGAGCATGCCAAAGGAGTGAGCACAGGGGAGAAGTCCGACTTGTATTCGCTTGGAATCGTGCTTTATCAGATGCTGACAGGGAAGCTGCCGTTTCTGGGCGAGAGTCCTATCAGTGTGGCGCTAAAGCATTTGCAGGAGACGTTCGACGATCCGCGGGCAGTTAACCCGCATATCCCGCAAAGCGTGGAAAATGTGATTTTGCGCGCCATGAGAAAAAATCCGATCGAGCGGTACGCTTCCGCGGCCGAAATGCTGGGCGATTTGGAAACATGTCTACGGCCGGAACGGGTAGGAGAACCGAAGGTTGCGTTTGTCGGCGGCTCGGACTTTGATGAAACGCGTGTCATGCCCGCCATACGCGGAAGCATTGCCGATGTCCAGGCGGCATCGGCAACCGGAACACGGATTGAGAGAGCCGGAACGGATACGGAAGAAAACCGGTGGGATTCAAGCGGACTCGAAGAAACGCGTAAACACAGATGGGTCAAGCCCGTCATTACGGTTGCTTCGACGCTCATAATCATTGTACTTGTTTACTGGGGGGCGCAGACGGTACTCGGGTGGTTCGATATCGAAGAGGTTGAAGTGCCTTATGTCGTCAATCATACCGAAGCTGAAGCGAAAAAAATGCTCGAGGATAAAGGACTTACCGTGGAATTGCCCACCATTTATACAGAAAAGGAAGGCGTAGCGA
This is a stretch of genomic DNA from Paenibacillus sp. sptzw28. It encodes these proteins:
- the pknB gene encoding Stk1 family PASTA domain-containing Ser/Thr kinase, which produces MIGHELGGRYEIITRIGGGGMALVYKAHDILLNRNVAVKILRQQFVHDEEFIRRFRREAQSAAALSHPNVVSIYDVGQEGETHYIVMEYVEGHNLNEIIQERAPLQAEEAVRIAIQICDALEHAHHNQIIHRDIKPHNILIGKNGRVKVTDFGIARAVTSSTITQTGSVVGSVHYFSPEHAKGVSTGEKSDLYSLGIVLYQMLTGKLPFLGESPISVALKHLQETFDDPRAVNPHIPQSVENVILRAMRKNPIERYASAAEMLGDLETCLRPERVGEPKVAFVGGSDFDETRVMPAIRGSIADVQAASATGTRIERAGTDTEENRWDSSGLEETRKHRWVKPVITVASTLIIIVLVYWGAQTVLGWFDIEEVEVPYVVNHTEAEAKKMLEDKGLTVELPTIYTEKEGVAKGVVYDQTKANQRVKVGASIKLYVSSGPRMESMSDYSGMAYDDVVDALTALGVDKNNIKKDDEFSDEAPGTVIKQTPAADSEFDPKTASFSFIVSKGKETFPMPDLTGMKEKDAIALLESKGLVVNEADIVRQPSYNDEGTVTSQYPYEPEAPVYKGAEVTLTVSSGLPKDALEYTFNIVISPAVAGKTSEIRITYSDARGEDIEWGKKKINDTQSFSVKVVLDPNTEAKVSIFRDNQYTDTFSRTYDEVKSGTDTTPETVPGAAAPADQQAQTEETNGNGDASTNTTTTQ